In Phragmites australis chromosome 17, lpPhrAust1.1, whole genome shotgun sequence, the following are encoded in one genomic region:
- the LOC133896870 gene encoding sugar transport protein MST6-like: MAGAAVAPSVSAGRRQDYPGGLTLFVFMACLMAATGGLIFGYDIGISGGVTSMDPFLSRFFPSVYRKQAEAADGGNQYCKFDSQLLTLFTSSLYVAALVASLFAASVTRAAGRKWSMFVGGLTFLAGCALNGAAVNVAMLILGRVLLGVGVGFANQSVPVYLSEMAPPRMRGMLNNGFQLMITLGILIANLINYGTDRIAGGWGWRLSLALAAVPAVVMTVGSLFLPDTPNSLQERGHPEEAKRMLRRVRGTDDVGAEYDDLVAASEVSKAVSHPWRDILRRRYRPQLVMAVAIPLLQQLTGINVIMFYAPVLFKTLGFGSSASLMSAVITGLVNLVSTLVSVFTVDRVGRRALFLEGGAQMLTGQVAVGALIGAKLGWSGVAAIPPGYAAAVVVVMCAYVAGFAWSWGPLGWLVPSEVMPLEVRPAGQSITVAVNMLMTFAVAQAFLPMLCRLKFMLFFFFAAWVVVMTLFIAFFLPETKGVPIEDMAEVWKAHWYWKRFVTDDVAGRGDIEMGCGGGAKN, translated from the coding sequence AtggcgggcgcggcggtggcgccGAGCGTGTCGGCCGGCCGGCGGCAGGACTACCCCGGCGGACTGACCCTGTTCGTGTTCATGGCGTGCCTAATGGCGGCGACGGGCGGCCTCATCTTCGGCTACGACATCGGCATCTCCGGCGGCGTCACGTCCATGGACCCTTTCCTCAGTCGCTTCTTCCCGTCAGTGTACCGGAAgcaggcggaggcggcggacggcggcAATCAGTACTGCAAGTTCGACAGCCAGCTGCTCACCCTGTTCACTTCGTCGCTCTACGTGGCTGCGCTCGTGGCGTCGCTGTTCGCCGCCTCCGTCACCCGCGCCGCCGGACGCAAGTGGTCCATGTTCGTCGGCGGGCTCACCTTCCTCGCCGGCTGCGCCCTCAACGGCGCCGCGGTCAACGTGGCGATGCTCATCCTGGGACGCgtgctcctcggcgtcggcgtcgggtTCGCCAACCAGAGCGTGCCCGTGTACCTGTCGGAGATGGCGCCGCCGCGGATGCGCGGCATGCTCAACAACGGCTTCCAGCTGATGATCACGCTCGGCATCCTCATTGCCAACCTCATAAACTACGGCACGGACCGGATCGCCGGCGGGTGGGGCTGGCGCCTCAGCCTCGCGCTCGCCGCGGTCCCGGCCGTCGTGATGACCGTCGGTTCTCTGTTCCTCCCGGACACGCCCAACTCCCTCCAGGAGCGCGGCCACCCGGAAGAGGCCAAGCGGATGCTGCGGCGCGTGCGCGGCACGGATGACGTGGGCGCCGAGTACGACGATCTGGTCGCGGCCAGCGAGGTGTCCAAGGCCGTGTCGCACCCTTGGCGTGACATCCTGCGGCGCCGGTACCGGCCGCAATTGGTGATGGCGGTGGCGATCCCTCTGCTCCAGCAGCTGACGGGCATCAACGTGATCATGTTCTATGCGCCCGTGCTGTTCAAGACGCTGGGCTTCGGCAGCAGCGCGTCGCTGATGTCGGCCGTGATCACCGGCCTCGTCAACCTCGTCTCGACCCTTGTCTCGGTGTTCACGGTGGACCGCGTTGGGCGGCGCGCGCTGTTCCTGGAGGGCGGGGCGCAGATGCTGACGGGGCAGGTGGCGGTGGGCGCGCTGATCGGCGCCAAGCTCGGGTGGAGTGGCGTGGCGGCGATCCCGCCGGGGTACGCGgctgcggtggtggtggtgatgtgcgCCTACGTGGCGGGGTTCGCGTGGTCGTGGGGCCCGCTGGGGTGGCTGGTGCCCAGCGAGGTGATGCCGCTGGAGGTTCGCCCTGCAGGGCAGAGCATCACCGTCGCCGtcaacatgctcatgaccttCGCCGTCGCGCAGGCCTTCCTCCCCATGCTCTGCCGCCTCAAGTtcatgctcttcttcttcttcgccgcCTGGGTCGTCGTCATGACGCTCTTCATTGCCTTCTTCCTGCCGGAGACCAAGGGCGTGCCCATTGAGGACATGGCCGAAGTCTGGAAGGCGCATTGGTACTGGAAGCGTTTCGTCACCGACGACGTTGCCGGCCGAGGAGACATTGAGatgggctgcggcggcggggctAAGAACTAG
- the LOC133897678 gene encoding phosphoenolpyruvate/phosphate translocator 1, chloroplastic-like has translation MQSAAAIGLLRPCAARPLVSYPSPRRGAGVFCEPLLPPRGLRLSARIGLVPASPLEEEEQKRSGRACRHVAAAAAGKVAAEGAAGGEESGGLAKTLQLGVLFGLWYLFNIYFNIYNKQVLKVLPYPINITTVQFAVGTFIALFMWITGILKRPKISGAQLLAILPLAIVHTMGNLFTNMSLGKVAVSFTHTIKAMEPFFSVLLSAIFLGELPTPWVVLSLVPIVGGVALASLTEASFNWAGFWSAMASNVTFQSRNVLSKKLMVKKEQSLDNINLFSIITVMSFFLLAPVTLLTEGVKVSPAVLQSAGLNLKQVYTRSLIAAFCFHAYQQVSYMILARVSPVTHSVGNCVKRVVVIVTSVLFFRTPVSPINSLGTGVALAGVFLYSQLKRLKPKPKAA, from the exons ATGCAGAGCGCGGCGGCCATCGGGCTCCTCCGGCCATGCGCCGCGCGGCCGCTCGTCAGTTACCCTAGCCCCCGCCGCGGTGCCGGCGTCTTCTGCGAGCCGCTCCTCCCGCCCCGCGGCCTCCGCCTCTCTGCCCGCATCGGGCTAGTGCCGGCGTCGccgctggaggaggaggagcagaagcgGAGCGGGAGGGCCTGCCGGCACGTGGCGGCTGCGGCAGCAGGGAAGGTAGCGGCGGAGGGGGCGgctggaggagaggagagcggAGGGCTCGCGAAGACGCTGCAGCTTGGGGTGCTCTTCGGGCTGTGGTACCTCTTCAACATCTACTTCAACATCTACAACAAGCAG GTTCTGAAGGTTTTGCCGTACCCGATAAACATCACAACAGTGCAGTTTGCTGTTGGAACTTTCATTGCTTTGTTCATGTGGATCACTGGTATCCTTAAAAGACCAAAGATTTCTGGTGCGCAG CTTCTGGCTATCCTTCCTCTGGCTATTGTCCATACTATGGGCAATCTTTTCACAAACATGAGCCTTGGAAAGGTTGCAGTGTCATTTACACATACTATCAAGGCAATGGAGCCTTTCTTTTCGGTTCTCCTTTCAGCAATCTTCCTTGGCGAG TTGCCTACTCCTTGGGTTGTTTTGTCTCTTGTTCCAATTGTTGGTGGTGTGGCATTGGCATCTCTTACTGAGGCTTCCTTTAACTG GGCTGGATTTTGGAGTGCAATGGCTTCAAATGTAACCTTCCAGTCAAGGAATGTGCTGAGCAAGAAGCTTATGGTGAAGAAAGAG CAATCTCTGGACAACATTAATCTCTTCTCAATCATTACAGTCATGTCATTCTTTCTGTTGGCCCCAGTAACCTTACTGACAGAAGGTGTCAAAGTCAGTCCTGCAGTTTTGCAGTCTGCT GGTTTGAACTTAAAACAGGTATACACGAGATCTTTGATTGCTGCATTCTGTTTCCATGCGTACCAACAG GTGTCATACATGATCCTCGCTAGGGTGTCCCCAGTCACCCATTCAGTGGGTAACTGTGTCAAGCGTGTGGTGGTCATTGTGACTTCTGTCCTGTTCTTCAGGACCCCTGTTTCTCCTATCAACTCCCTCG GTACTGGGGTCGCTCTCGCCGGAGTTTTCCTATACTCACAACTGAAAAGACTGAAGCCCAAGCCCAAGGCTGCTTGA